One genomic window of Quercus robur chromosome 6, dhQueRobu3.1, whole genome shotgun sequence includes the following:
- the LOC126688993 gene encoding uncharacterized protein LOC126688993 yields MDISLIADTVNVATSQGLGFAKSLLRSHSLTSATNHQLSISAVLFAVNALAPPAVKSNYTKTARRAVLRKRRRTRRRSFAGDGDDSSEDGEYEGFFGGDGGGGGGDGRGWNFGGFGGHNWNEESSSSSSSDPALNFVYEVICWIALSNCVHFAFKKLVRIVAGGIGDAEREKVPMRLTSICS; encoded by the coding sequence ATGGACATCTCTCTCATCGCCGACACAGTTAATGTAGCCACATCGCAAGGCCTAGGGTTCGCCAAATCCCTTCTTCGCAGCCACAGCCTCACCTCCGCCACCAACCACCAATTATCGATCTCCGCCGTGCTTTTCGCGGTAAACGCTCTCGCTCCCCCCGCGGTTAAATCCAATTACACTAAAACCGCTCGTCGGGCTGTCCTCCGAAAGAGGCGACGCACGAGACGGAGATCGTTCGCCGGCGATGGCGACGATTCCTCCGAGGACGGAGAATACGAAGGTTTTTTCGGCGGCGAcggtggcggcggcggcggcgatgGCAGGGGTTGGAATTTCGGTGGATTCGGAGGGCATAATTGGAACgaagaatcttcatcatcatcatcatcggaTCCAGCTCTCAATTTCGTTTACGAGGTGATCTGCTGGATCGCGCTCTCAAATTGCGTGCACTTCGCGTTCAAGAAGCTCGTTCGGATCGTCGCCGGTGGGATCGGAGACGCCGAGAGAGAAAAGGTTCCGATGAGACTGACTTCGATTTGCTCTTGA